Proteins found in one Plasmodium malariae genome assembly, chromosome: 13 genomic segment:
- the PmUG01_13034500 gene encoding zinc finger protein, putative: MNEEYINAILKFRRSYDEEVVHSNSVKGKDAININIYKNGENNFINVNNKEASEEIDGRINEGTDGGINEETDGGINEETDGGINEETDGGINIGTDGEINIGADGEINIGVDRGINKGDIRKWYIRELTCLEVEKRDATIEINNNGKNYDKYSSSNANANGNDTNNNENSKNNSSSNTGYNPSYNPSYNPSYNPSYNPSYNPSYNPSYNPSYNPSYNPSYNPSYNPDFNTGCRDGRNNELSTCEGQNTKEIDHFLNEGELKNYFFHNSLRKNTKRLDNVNLYSTFCTNRKNELRKTSICKYWLKGICANIVCNFAHGEHELKYTYGVYKTTICKHWKRNGVCSSGVHCRHAHGENELQPKNLPVHLLKKKINLKNKYNMENVFLNYNDVHKVGFDINNLSSDGDGSSLIRGGSGSSLVGDGTRGSLIGGGSGNSLVGGGSGNSLIGGGSGNSLIGGGSGNSLIGGGSGNSLIGGGSGNSLVEDGTRSNLCSIIRHDNPADTNSTCSIENKRVSIPTNKEITKVPLNLSLYKNGEDHTISSNLSKKKIWNSKIFKEKQDDNYQVEHKLSKLFLTNASQNISYIINKIQNIRTTENGNSTNDNSSGNNRNGVIGTLEIGAPPGYGGPMDSTNEISGMNEISGMNEISEMNEISEMNEISGINKINAMEAKLTKKGFEINKTDFRNSNGNCQVTCTDKFINAERSSSTVDDGSAPDGSGNTIMNSNVNCSAKVLVSVNVNDNVLSSLDASVNTSANAIANANANANANAIANANANAIANANANANANAIVNAIANANANANANANANASTNASDNSPDGGVLSSRDRHYQNENNYNRHIFNNSINSINIDKSNNISKSSKSSSNIIGIAHNSSFSAVDGKNRGRAIPSASNHNTHYVNYNDDIVYDQNKNLFISTLDNSKDLTKNEIYNKKLYSMYMHTLHKLSENVKYTNNEESFSNMSKNINMNSMNKLKESIINVDNEKNKIMVLSDDHIRLNTHMGIDTTRNNYDISKKYDDNMNTDEYILKQYELEPKQMELKLMLKNMDSMLFSEECNSSEANVCNSNTTEKDFPSNYAARAGDGGASTTNTANIASNTASNTASNTASNTASNTASNTASNTASNTASNTASNTASNTASNTASNTYSNTYYNTHSNTHSNTHSNTYSNTYYNTHSNTHSNTHSNTHSNTHSNIHSNIHSNTNSNIAANYTHLNADDAGGTDEQNSGLHSRDNTNDAENKSRTKYLNAFINFNCKSNQCKCESLSNERNITYINKNNSSCSSESNNDNHRDSNNNNMAYETYSNIKNMHMVSTTNNNVGKDYSLDCLRSSIANSYAKNGTHIYRNSLTSQKFKKNTIEEEEEEQEEQEENVVYYDNSGTYSKQGSNLIFGNDGSNNYMNSSDFLRSQSSSPYLRGCNNRHNNIYNNRYHNRYNNRYTNIHNNIYNNIYNNIYNNIYNNRYNNRYNNRYNNVKLMHNLTVNDCIVHPLRVREHVWNGIDGREESNYKNEEGGQEARYKYVGDGNESNCNNIYDADKSSYKNANDADIPEDDKNYFFPNCRKVFKCLHEKDVNYMNNGKETDIINTSKDEHNIPFNEMRLQKDVLKKEDKFYLYKSEENEGNIVPKKGERNNVLYHPSDKGNINKINVRNDSRKILDNYNWVKLAREEELCSSKNCISDDSNKTGMNCFHDGMASYGSYNKHDNCSYSYMLNSITNINSKKKKDNEKENEFPSNIEQSNSLENLLGDKREVINYLNKNYKNFVNIKNKSYELYEQNNLDKEKDLRNYEIGEESKTHFIHNWKHTDKERKEIYNMKRKKENQNEHMVHMQIFPISSFFPVRKGNESLNTGQISNHSTPPTNSSSNGSNNSFSGRFSNDYILNDMRLEGSGGKDKLLSHGHNDVFKMNSQNFIPSLERNKKNNIYDELFIPYEKKVINKLINSAMGRSGDNCTDICHGRMNIAKDANNGSSASIAYDTSIPSNSIHSSIRLPEHNAVTSNNDNDCTTCYGGCTSCRSDNSCRGNHLSCLNCTCNNDENDIIKYFHFKNYKNNICTTCNVSNKEDAVTYTDEVIDITSKKTNFPFEESIRSSFFTNDYIYDLLQSSTSNLGTDKSKCCVCGDNNEQVTRETLNVISPYLNSAVPPGEEVDEMEDVETKDEETKDEEAKDEEAKDEEAKDEEAKDEEAKDEEAKDEEADYLAVYSTKCAHTGGKESKKSSTKLINLNNLLGKNTNEQKWEHQQKQNEAEEKRGQKNERVEDKENIKKDDKDKNTNRMLLLLNCVEVPHRRDNINNENSGNSGNSGNSGNSGNSGNSGNSGNSGNSGNSENNENSGNNENSENSGNNENSENSGNNENNENDNDAREKGSFNMLANNSTKLIQLEQETEGTYYDCNNTEEVEMGEEGSKGSTSGRGSRNGNTRNAGGIMEKNKFQKMGMYETQNNQIINDNDYSNMYISSAKSKMPF, translated from the coding sequence atgaacgaagaatatataaacgcaatattaaaatttaggAGGAGTTACGATGAGGAGGTGGTACATAGTAACAGTGTGAAAGGGAAAGACGCTATaaacattaatatttacaaaaatggagaaaataattttataaacgtAAACAACAAGGAGGCAAGTGAGGAAATAGATGGGAGGATAAACGAAGGAACGGACGGGGGGATAAATGAAGAAACGGATGGGGGGATAAATGAAGAAACGGATGGGGGGATAAATGAAGAAACGGATGGGGGGATAAACATAGGAACAGACGGGGAGATAAACATAGGAGCAGACGGGGAGATAAACATAGGAGTAGATAGGGGGATAAATAAGGGTGATATTAGGAAGTGGTATATACGCGAATTAACATGTTTAGAGGTGGAAAAGAGGGATGCCACCATTGAAATCAATAACAATGGTAAAAATTACGACAAATACAGTAGCAGCAATGCAAATGCAAATGGAAATGatactaataataatgaaaacagcaaaaataatagtagttCCAATACTGGTTATAACCCTAGTTATAACCCTAGTTATAACCCTAGTTATAATCCTAGTTATAATCCTAGTTATAATCCTAGTTATAATCCCAGTTATAATCCTAGTTATAATCCCAGTTATAATCCCAGTTATAATCCTAGTTATAATCCTGACTTCAATACTGGCTGCCGTGATGGCCGGAATAACGAGCTCAGTACATGCGAAGGGCAGAACACAAAAGAGATTGATCATTTCCTCAACGAAggagaattaaaaaattattttttccataataGTTTAAGGAAAAACACTAAAAGATTGGATAACGTCAATTTATATTCAACATTCTGTACgaatagaaaaaatgaacttAGAAAAACAtcaatttgtaaatattggTTAAAGGGTATATGTGCAAATATAGTATGTAATTTTGCTCATGGGGAACATGaactaaaatatacatatggtGTTTACAAGACTACTATATGCAAACATTGGAAGAGGAACGGAGTATGCTCGAGTGGAGTTCACTGTAGACATGCACATGGGGAAAATGAACTTCAACCCAAAAATTTACCtgtacatttattaaaaaaaaaaattaatttaaaaaataaatataatatggaaAATGTGTTTCTTAACTACAACGATGTTCACAAAGTGGGGTTTGATATAAACAATTTGAGCAGTGATGGGGATGGGAGTAGTCTAATCAGAGGTGGAAGTGGGAGCAGCCTAGTCGGGGATGGTACTAGGGGAAGCCTAATCGGAGGTGGAAGTGGGAACAGCCTAGTCGGAGGTGGAAGTGGGAACAGCCTAATCGGAGGTGGAAGTGGGAACAGCCTAATCGGAGGTGGAAGTGGGAACAGCCTAATCGGAGGTGGAAGTGGGAACAGCCTAATCGGAGGTGGAAGTGGGAACAGCCTAGTCGAAGATGGCACGAGAAGTAACCTATGTTCCATTATCAGACATGATAATCCCGCTGATACTAACAGTACATGCagtatagaaaataaaagagtaaGTATTCCCACAAATAAGGAAATTACAAAGGTGCCTTTAAATttaagtttatataaaaacggGGAGGATCATACCATTAGTTctaatttatcaaaaaaaaaaatttggaattctaaaatttttaaagaaaaacaagACGATAACTACCAAGTTGAACACAAATTATCAAAATTGTTCTTAACCAATGCTAGCCAAAATATTAGTTATATCATAAATAAGATACAGAATATTCGTACCACAGAAAATGGCAATAGTACCAATGATAATAGTAGTGGTAATAATAGGAACGGGGTAATTGGCACCCTGGAGATAGGAGCACCGCCTGGTTACGGCGGTCCGATGGACAGCACAAATGAAATTAGCGGAATGAACGAAATTAGCGGAATGAACGAAATTAGCGAAATGAACGAAATTAGCGAAATGAACGAAATTAGcggaataaataaaattaacgcAATGGAAGCCAAGTTAACGAAGAAAGGATTTGAAATTAACAAGACTGATTTCCGTAATAGCAACGGGAACTGCCAAGTAACATGTAcagataaatttataaatgcaGAACGAAGTAGTAGTACCGTTGACGATGGTAGCGCACCGGACGGTAGTGGGAACACCATCATGAATTCCAACGTGAATTGCAGTGCTAAGGTTCTTGTCAGTGTGAATGTCAATGATAATGTACTTTCCAGTTTGGATGCCAGCGTGAATACAAGTGCGAATGCTATTGCGAATGCTAATGCGAATGCTAATGCGAATGCTATTGCGAATGCTAATGCGAATGCTATTGCGAATGCTAATGCGAATGCTAATGCGAATGCTATTGTGAATGCTATTGCGAATGCTAATGCGAATGCTAATGCGAATGCTAATGCGAATGCTAGTACGAATGCCAGTGATAATAGCCCTGACGGAGGTGTGCTTAGTAGTAGAGACAGGCACTACCAGAacgaaaataattataacagacatatattcaataatagcattaatagtattaatattGATAAAAGCAATAACATCAGCAAAAGCAGTAAAAGCAGTAGTAACATAATTGGAATTGCCCATAACAGCAGCTTTAGCGCAGTTGATGGGAAAAATAGAGGTAGAGCCATCCCTAGTGCAAGTAACCACAACACACACTATGTAAATTACAATGACGATATTGTATATGATCAGAATAAAAATCTTTTCATTAGCACTCTTGACAACTCAAAGGATTTaactaaaaatgaaatatataataagaaattatattcaatgtacatgcatacattacataaattatcagaaaatgtaaaatatacaaataatgaagaaagCTTTTCTAACATgtctaaaaatattaacatgaACAGcatgaacaaattaaaagaaagCATTATAAATGTGGAcaatgaaaagaataaaattatggtTCTCAGTGATGACCACATAAGACTTAACACACATATGGGTATTGATACTACTCgtaataattatgatatatcTAAAAAATACGATGATAATATGAACACAGATGAATATATCTTGAAGCAGTATGAATTAGAACCAAAACAGATGGAGTTAAAGTtgatgttaaaaaatatggattCCATGTTGTTTAGTGAAGAATGTAATAGCAGTGAAGCAAATGTATGCAACAGTAACACAACGGAAAAGGACTTCCCCAGTAACTATGCCGCGAGGGCTGGAGATGGTGGTGCTTCTACTACAAACACTGCTAACATCGCGTCTAACACCGCTTCTAATACCGCGTCTAACACCGCTTCTAATACCGCTTCTAATACCGCTTCTAATACCGCTTCTAATACCGCTTCTAATACCGCTTCTAATACCGCTTCTAATACCGCTTCTAATACCGCTTCTAATACCGCTTCTAATACCTATTCTAATACCTATTATAATACCCATTCTAATACCCATTCTAATACCCATTCTAATACCTATTCTAATACCTATTATAATACCCATTCTAATACCCATTCTAATACCCATTCTAATACCCATTCTAATACCCATTCTAATATCCATTCTAATATCCATTCTAACACCAATTCGAATATTGCTGCAAATTACACACATTTGAACGCCGACGATGCTGGGGGCACTGATGAACAAAATAGTGGTTTGCACAGCAGAGATAACACAAATGATGCTGAAAATAAAAGTAGAACGAAATACCTTAACGcgtttataaattttaactgTAAGTCGAACCAGTGCAAATGTGAAAGCCTCAGTAATGAAAGAAACattacatacataaacaaaaataatagtagcTGTAGTAGTGAGAGCAATAACGATAATCATAGggatagtaataataataatatggcTTATGAAACGTATAgcaatattaaaaacatgCACATGGTCAGCACAACGAACAACAACGTGGGTAAAGATTATTCACTGGATTGTTTACGGAGTAGTATTGCGAACAGTTATGCAAAGAATGgtacacatatttatagaAATAGTTTAACGTCTCAAAAGTTcaagaaaaatacaattgaagaagaagaagaagaacaAGAAGAACAAGAAGAGAACGTAGTTTATTATGACAATAGTGGCACATACAGTAAACAAGGaagtaatttaatatttggAAATGACGGCTCAAATAATTACATGAACAGTTCAGATTTCTTAAGAAGCCAAAGTAGTAGTCCATATTTAAGGGGATGTAATAATAGgcacaataatatatacaataatagGTATCATAATAGATACAATAATAGATACactaatatacataataatatatacaataatatatacaataatatatacaataatatatataataacagatataataatagatataataatagatataataatgtaaaattgaTGCATAACTTGACAGTGAATGATTGCATAGTACACCCTCTTCGAGTAAGGGAACATGTGTGGAATGGCATTGACGGGCGGGAGGAATCAAACTATAAGAACGAAGAAGGTGGTCAGGAAGcaagatataaatatgtagGAGATGGTAATGAATCAAACTGTAATAACATATACGATGCTGACAAATCAAGCTATAAGAATGCAAACGATGCTGATATTCCAGAAGAtgataagaattattttttcccgAATTGTAGAAAAGTCTTTAAATGTTTACATGAGAAAGatgtaaattatatgaacaatGGTAAGGAAACagatattataaatacaagCAAAGATGAGCACAACATTCCTTTTAACGAAATGAGGCTACAAAAggatgttttaaaaaaagaggatAAGTTTTACCTGTACAAGTCAGAAGAAAACGAAGGGAATATTGTACCTAAAAAAGGAGAGAGAAATAATGTGTTGTATCACCCAAGTGACAAAggtaacataaataaaataaatgtcaGAAATGATAGTAGGAAGATATTGGATAACTACAATTGGGTCAAATTGGCAAGGGAAGAGGAGTTATGTAGTAGCAAGAATTGCATATCAGACGATAGTAATAAAACAGGAATGAATTGTTTCCATGATGGGATGGCTAGCTATGGTAGTTATAACAAGCATGACAACTGCAGTTATAGTTATATGTTGAACagtattacaaatataaacagCAAAAAGAAGAAGGACAATGAGAAAGAGAACGAGTTTCCAAGTAATATAGAACAAAGTAATTCTTTGGAAAATTTGCTAGGTGATAAAAGGGAGGTAATAAATTACCTGAacaagaattataaaaactttgttaacataaaaaacaaaagctACGAATTGTATGAACAGAATAATttagataaagaaaaagatttaAGAAATTACGAAATAGGTGAAGAGTCCAAGACacattttatacataacTGGAAACACACAGATAAAGAAAGaaaggaaatatataatatgaaaaggaaaaaagaaaatcaaAATGAGCATATGGTACACATGCAAATATTTCCAATTAGTAGTTTTTTCCCTGTTCGTAAAGGGAATGAGTCGCTTAACACAGGACAAATCAGTAATCACAGTACCCCCCCAACGAATAGCAGTAGTAatggtagtaataatagtttCAGTGGTAGATTTAGTaatgattatattttaaacgATATGCGGTTAGAAGGAAGTGGGGGAAAAGACAAATTGTTATCCCATGGTCATAATgatgtttttaaaatgaacagccaaaattttattccatcgttagaaagaaataaaaaaaataatatatacgaTGAACTGTTCATCCCTTATGAGAAGAAGGTAATTAATAAACTCATTAACAGTGCTATGGGACGTAGTGGAGATAACTGCACAGATATCTGTCATGGTAGAATGAACATCGCAAAAGATGCCAACAATGGCAGCAGTGCTAGTATTGCCTACGATACCAGTATTCCAAGTAATTCCATACACAGTAGTATAAGACTGCCTGAGCACAATGCAGTAACAAGTAATAATGACAATGACTGCACTACTTGTTACGGAGGATGCACTAGCTGCAGAAGTGACAACAGCTGTAGAGGCAATCATCTTAGTTGCCTTAACTGTACATgtaataatgatgaaaatgatatcataaaatatttccattttaaaaattataaaaataatatatgcacaaCATGTAATGTTAGTAATAAAGAGGATGCAGTAACATACACAGATGAAGTTATTGATATCACTAGTAAGAAAACAAATTTTCCTTTTGAAGAATCAATTAGAAGTAGTTTTTTCACTAACGACTACATATATGACTTACTTCAAAGCTCCACTAGTAATCTAGGGACTGATAAAAGTAAATGTTGTGTGTGTGGGGATAACAATGAGCAAGTTACCAGGGAAACCTTAAATGTAATAAGCCCTTACCTGAACAGTGCAGTGCCTCCGGGGGAAGAGGTGGATGAAATGGAAGATGTGGAAACAAAAGATGAGGAAACAAAAGATGAGGAAGCAAAAGATGAGGAAGCAAAAGATGAGGAAGCAAAAGATGAGGAAGCAAAAGATGAGGAAGCAAAAGATGAGGAAGCAAAAGATGAGGAAGCAGATTACTTAGCAGTATATAGCACAAAATGCGCGCATACGGGAGGTAAAGAGTCAAAAAAATCATCAACCAAGTTGATTAATCTAAATAATTTACTAGGTAAGAATACAAATGAGCAAAAATGGGAGCATCagcaaaaacaaaatgaagcaGAGGAGAAAAGAggacaaaaaaatgaaagagtTGAGGacaaggaaaatataaaaaaagatgataaggataaaaatacaaatcgTATGCTTCTCCTCTTAAATTGTGTGGAGGTGCCACACAGAAGGGACAACATTAACAATGAGAACAGTGGAAACAGTGGAAACAGTGGAAACAGTGGAAACAGTGGAAACAGTGGAAACAGTGGAAACAGTGGAAACAGTGGAAACAGTGGAAACAGTGAGAACAATGAGAACAGTGGGAACAATGAGAACAGTGAGAATAGTGGGAACAATGAGAACAGTGAGAATAGTGGGAACAATGAGAACAATGAGAACGATAACGATGCTCGAGAAAAGGGGAGTTTTAATATGCTAGCTAATAACTCAACAAAACTAATTCAGCTCGAACAGGAAACGGAGGGGACTTATTATGACTGTAACAATACCGAGGAGGTAGAGATGGGTGAAGAGGGCAGTAAAGGTAGCACAAGTGGTAGGGGAAGTAGAAATGGTAATACCCGAAACGCTGGTGGCATAAtggagaaaaataaatttcaaaaaatgggCATGTATGAAACACAGAATAACCAAATaattaatgataatgattATAGTAACATGTACATTTCAAGTGCTAAAAGTAAGATGCCCTTTTGA